Proteins encoded together in one Telopea speciosissima isolate NSW1024214 ecotype Mountain lineage chromosome 4, Tspe_v1, whole genome shotgun sequence window:
- the LOC122658629 gene encoding heterogeneous nuclear ribonucleoprotein Q-like isoform X2 has product MRTRNAETPKARATKKTPVRKSATKTTPKASSEAPESSTTTPKSADIPISSPLIEPKLSNDNSATATPVTPTTVLEPESKVEDSGPLADTAQATPEIKATPTTKAPAKKSPGKTKTNAAAKVSPTQTPESVVKPEQSVVNVGESSVKGETASPLVVETPSKGESLLAKVGQSLKKEETLEEAAVARVRESPKKEQPVVVNMEEVVKEEVNKEPAAAEDTKEPESDPVSMEGDVEENVGGEDAEPKGDENVADEGMQDLGEQEGLEEPVDEECAEDDMLASDEEAVGLDEEQMEISAVAKERKMKKEQEIFVGGLERDAVEEDVRKAFEKIGDVVEVRLHRNPSTNKNKGYAFVKFADKQQATRALLELKNPVIRGKRCGIAPSEDNDTLFLGNICNTWTKEAIKQKLREYGVEGVENITLVPDAQHEGLSRGFVFLEFSCHADAMLAYKRLQKPDVIFGHAERTAKVAFAEPLREPDPEVMAQVKSVFVDGLPPYWDEDRVKEHFKGYGEIERIMLARNMSTAKRKDFGFVDYTTHEAAVVCVNGVNNTELGDGKSKAKVKARLANPLPKTQAVKGGMRGGFRIGHIGSGAFSRFGRGFGRGGRGFAPMNFQRGRSFYSHGRGRGRTGRFGFSAGGDLGHYSDFHGRQPFGGRGGRRGFFRGTHQTPVEEFVPRAATSSRLDRPRRGAFERGRGKQIQYRRPPFSPEREFGGPFGDRHFVDEPYMYDGGHGLKRPFAMMDQDPLYMEQPSRLRARYDYPDPVVSSRGTHFRDSLGAGGDLYEHDYYGSDYAGGAYSSLYGGDHAFGGGYYY; this is encoded by the exons ATGAGAACTCGCAACGCCGAAACCCCAAAAGCGAGGGCTACGAAGAAAACGCCGGTGAGGAAGTCTGCCACTAAAACCACTCCAAAGGCATCATCAGAAGCGCCGGAGTCTTCTACGACGACACCCAAGTCCGCGGACATTCCCATCTCTTCACCTTTAATTGAACCGAAACTGTCCAATGACAACAGCGCCACTGCGACGCCCGTGACGCCCACTACTGTCTTAGAGCCCGAATCCAAAG TGGAAGATTCCGGCCCTTTAGCAGACACTGCTCAAGCAACGCCTGAGATTAAAGCAACCCCCACCACAAAAGCACCAGCGAAGAAATCGCCcggaaaaactaaaactaatgcTGCTGCTAAAGTCTCTCCTACACAGACACCCGAATCGGTAGTGAAGCCTGAGCAATCGGTTGTGAACGTTGGAGAATCTTCAGTCAAGGGGGAAACTGCTTCTCCACTGGTCGTAGAAACCCCATCGAAGGGAGAATCTCTCCTTGCAAAAGTTGGACAATCTCTTAAGAAGGAAGAAACGCTGGAAGAAGCTGCGGTTGCAAGGGTTCGGGAGTCTCCGAAGAAGGAACAGCCCGTTGTGGTGAACATGGAAGAGGTGGTCAAGGAAGAAGTTAATAAGGAGCCAGCCGCTGCTGAAGATACAAAGGAGCCCGAGAGTGACCCAGTTAGCATGGAAGGAGACGTGGAGGAAAATGTGGGAGGTGAAGATGCTGAACCGAAGGGGGATGAGAATGTTGCTGATGAGGGCATGCAAGACTTAGGAGAGCAAGAGGGATTGGAAGAACCTGTGGATGAAGAGTGTGCGGAGGATGATATGTTAGCGTCAGATGAGGAAGCTGTGGGGCTGGATGAGGAACAAATGGAAATATCCGCAGTTGCAAAGGAAcggaagatgaagaaagaacaagagaTCTTTGTTGGTGGATTGGAGCGGGATGCCGTGGAGGAAGATGTTAGGAAGGCATTTGAGAAGATTGGGGATGTTGTTGAAGTTCGATTGCACAGGAATCCGTCAACAAATAAGAACAAGGGATATGCATTCGTCAAATTTGCGGACAAACAGCAGGCAACCCGGGCGTTGTTAGAGTTGAAGAATCCTGTA ATACGTGGGAAGCGATGTGGGATTGCTCCCAGTGAGGATAATGACACACTGTTCTTGGGTAATATCTGCAACACATGGACAAAGGAAGCT ATCAAGCAAAAGCTGAGGGAGTATGGTGTTGAAGGCGTTGAGAATATTACTCTCGTGCCAGATGCTCAACATGAAGGGTTGAGCAGGGGTTTTGTTTTCCTGGAGTTCTCTTGTCATGCTGATGCAATGCTGGCATACAAGCGACTTCAGAAACCAGATGTAATTTTTGGCCATGCTGAGAGAACTGCCAAAGTGGCTTTCGCTGAACCATTACGCGAACCAGATCCTGAGGTTATGGCGCAAGTTAAGTCGGTGTTTGTTGATGGGCTTCCTCCTTATTGGGATGAAGACCGTGTGAAGGAGCATTTTAAAGGGTATGGAGAGATTGAACGTATTATGCTAGCCCGGAACATGTCTACTGCCAAGAGGAAggattttggatttgttgattATACTACTCATGAAGCAGCAGTTGTGTGTGTCAATGGTGTAAATAACACAGAATTGGGTGATGGGAAGTCAAAG GCAAAAGTGAAAGCAAGGCTTGCTAATCCTTTGCCCAAGACTCAGGCTGTTAAGGGTGGAATGCGTGGTGGGTTTCGGATCGGTCACATTGGCAGTGGAGCCTTCTCGAGATTTG GGAGGGGGTTTGGACGGGGTGGACGTGGTTTTGCTCCCATGAATTTTCAGCGTGGTAGAAGCTTCTATTCACACGGACGTGGTCGTGGTCGAACTGGAAGATTTGGTTTTTCTGCTGGTGGTGATCTTGGACACTATTCTGACTTTCATGGGAGGCAGCCTTTTGGTGGACGGG gaggaagaagggggTTCTTCAGGGGAACTCATCAGACACCTGTTGAAGAATTTGTCCCACGAGCTGCTACCTCATCAAGGCTTGATCGGCCTAGGCGTGGTGCTTTTGAGAGGGGTCGTGGGAAACAGATCCAGTATAGGAGGCCACCATTTTCACCAGAAAGAGAATTTGGTGGTCCCTTTGGTGACAGGCACTTTGTTGATGAACCTTACATGTATGACGGTGGACATGGGTTAAAACGACCTTTTGCTATGATG GACCAAGATCCCCTGTATATGGAGCAGCCTAGTAGACTGCGTGCTCGGTATGATTATCCTGATCCAGTAGTATCATCTCGTGGCACTCATTTCCGAG ATTCTCTTGGAGCTGGCGGTGATCTTTATGAACATGATTACTACGGTTCAGAT TATGCTGGTGGTGCATACTCATCTTTATATGGAGGTGACCATGCATTTGGAGGGGGCTATTATTATTAG
- the LOC122658629 gene encoding heterogeneous nuclear ribonucleoprotein Q-like isoform X1 — MRTRNAETPKARATKKTPVRKSATKTTPKASSEAPESSTTTPKSADIPISSPLIEPKLSNDNSATATPVTPTTVLEPESKVEDSGPLADTAQATPEIKATPTTKAPAKKSPGKTKTNAAAKVSPTQTPESVVKPEQSVVNVGESSVKGETASPLVVETPSKGESLLAKVGQSLKKEETLEEAAVARVRESPKKEQPVVVNMEEVVKEEVNKEPAAAEDTKEPESDPVSMEGDVEENVGGEDAEPKGDENVADEGMQDLGEQEGLEEPVDEECAEDDMLASDEEAVGLDEEQMEISAVAKERKMKKEQEIFVGGLERDAVEEDVRKAFEKIGDVVEVRLHRNPSTNKNKGYAFVKFADKQQATRALLELKNPVIRGKRCGIAPSEDNDTLFLGNICNTWTKEAIKQKLREYGVEGVENITLVPDAQHEGLSRGFVFLEFSCHADAMLAYKRLQKPDVIFGHAERTAKVAFAEPLREPDPEVMAQVKSVFVDGLPPYWDEDRVKEHFKGYGEIERIMLARNMSTAKRKDFGFVDYTTHEAAVVCVNGVNNTELGDGKSKAKVKARLANPLPKTQAVKGGMRGGFRIGHIGSGAFSRFGRGFGRGGRGFAPMNFQRGRSFYSHGRGRGRTGRFGFSAGGDLGHYSDFHGRQPFGGRGGRRGFFRGTHQTPVEEFVPRAATSSRLDRPRRGAFERGRGKQIQYRRPPFSPEREFGGPFGDRHFVDEPYMYDGGHGLKRPFAMMDQDPLYMEQPSRLRARYDYPDPVVSSRGTHFRGLSDSLGAGGDLYEHDYYGSDYAGGAYSSLYGGDHAFGGGYYY, encoded by the exons ATGAGAACTCGCAACGCCGAAACCCCAAAAGCGAGGGCTACGAAGAAAACGCCGGTGAGGAAGTCTGCCACTAAAACCACTCCAAAGGCATCATCAGAAGCGCCGGAGTCTTCTACGACGACACCCAAGTCCGCGGACATTCCCATCTCTTCACCTTTAATTGAACCGAAACTGTCCAATGACAACAGCGCCACTGCGACGCCCGTGACGCCCACTACTGTCTTAGAGCCCGAATCCAAAG TGGAAGATTCCGGCCCTTTAGCAGACACTGCTCAAGCAACGCCTGAGATTAAAGCAACCCCCACCACAAAAGCACCAGCGAAGAAATCGCCcggaaaaactaaaactaatgcTGCTGCTAAAGTCTCTCCTACACAGACACCCGAATCGGTAGTGAAGCCTGAGCAATCGGTTGTGAACGTTGGAGAATCTTCAGTCAAGGGGGAAACTGCTTCTCCACTGGTCGTAGAAACCCCATCGAAGGGAGAATCTCTCCTTGCAAAAGTTGGACAATCTCTTAAGAAGGAAGAAACGCTGGAAGAAGCTGCGGTTGCAAGGGTTCGGGAGTCTCCGAAGAAGGAACAGCCCGTTGTGGTGAACATGGAAGAGGTGGTCAAGGAAGAAGTTAATAAGGAGCCAGCCGCTGCTGAAGATACAAAGGAGCCCGAGAGTGACCCAGTTAGCATGGAAGGAGACGTGGAGGAAAATGTGGGAGGTGAAGATGCTGAACCGAAGGGGGATGAGAATGTTGCTGATGAGGGCATGCAAGACTTAGGAGAGCAAGAGGGATTGGAAGAACCTGTGGATGAAGAGTGTGCGGAGGATGATATGTTAGCGTCAGATGAGGAAGCTGTGGGGCTGGATGAGGAACAAATGGAAATATCCGCAGTTGCAAAGGAAcggaagatgaagaaagaacaagagaTCTTTGTTGGTGGATTGGAGCGGGATGCCGTGGAGGAAGATGTTAGGAAGGCATTTGAGAAGATTGGGGATGTTGTTGAAGTTCGATTGCACAGGAATCCGTCAACAAATAAGAACAAGGGATATGCATTCGTCAAATTTGCGGACAAACAGCAGGCAACCCGGGCGTTGTTAGAGTTGAAGAATCCTGTA ATACGTGGGAAGCGATGTGGGATTGCTCCCAGTGAGGATAATGACACACTGTTCTTGGGTAATATCTGCAACACATGGACAAAGGAAGCT ATCAAGCAAAAGCTGAGGGAGTATGGTGTTGAAGGCGTTGAGAATATTACTCTCGTGCCAGATGCTCAACATGAAGGGTTGAGCAGGGGTTTTGTTTTCCTGGAGTTCTCTTGTCATGCTGATGCAATGCTGGCATACAAGCGACTTCAGAAACCAGATGTAATTTTTGGCCATGCTGAGAGAACTGCCAAAGTGGCTTTCGCTGAACCATTACGCGAACCAGATCCTGAGGTTATGGCGCAAGTTAAGTCGGTGTTTGTTGATGGGCTTCCTCCTTATTGGGATGAAGACCGTGTGAAGGAGCATTTTAAAGGGTATGGAGAGATTGAACGTATTATGCTAGCCCGGAACATGTCTACTGCCAAGAGGAAggattttggatttgttgattATACTACTCATGAAGCAGCAGTTGTGTGTGTCAATGGTGTAAATAACACAGAATTGGGTGATGGGAAGTCAAAG GCAAAAGTGAAAGCAAGGCTTGCTAATCCTTTGCCCAAGACTCAGGCTGTTAAGGGTGGAATGCGTGGTGGGTTTCGGATCGGTCACATTGGCAGTGGAGCCTTCTCGAGATTTG GGAGGGGGTTTGGACGGGGTGGACGTGGTTTTGCTCCCATGAATTTTCAGCGTGGTAGAAGCTTCTATTCACACGGACGTGGTCGTGGTCGAACTGGAAGATTTGGTTTTTCTGCTGGTGGTGATCTTGGACACTATTCTGACTTTCATGGGAGGCAGCCTTTTGGTGGACGGG gaggaagaagggggTTCTTCAGGGGAACTCATCAGACACCTGTTGAAGAATTTGTCCCACGAGCTGCTACCTCATCAAGGCTTGATCGGCCTAGGCGTGGTGCTTTTGAGAGGGGTCGTGGGAAACAGATCCAGTATAGGAGGCCACCATTTTCACCAGAAAGAGAATTTGGTGGTCCCTTTGGTGACAGGCACTTTGTTGATGAACCTTACATGTATGACGGTGGACATGGGTTAAAACGACCTTTTGCTATGATG GACCAAGATCCCCTGTATATGGAGCAGCCTAGTAGACTGCGTGCTCGGTATGATTATCCTGATCCAGTAGTATCATCTCGTGGCACTCATTTCCGAGG TCTATCAGATTCTCTTGGAGCTGGCGGTGATCTTTATGAACATGATTACTACGGTTCAGAT TATGCTGGTGGTGCATACTCATCTTTATATGGAGGTGACCATGCATTTGGAGGGGGCTATTATTATTAG